Proteins from a genomic interval of Thermoanaerobacterium thermosaccharolyticum DSM 571:
- a CDS encoding MATE family efflux transporter, with the protein MEKSEHKFSLQKEILELAWPSITEQMLIMMVGMVSTIFVGHISTAAIAAVGMINTLVFFFQSIFAGLSTGCTVIVARLIGEEDEDNARLAVMQALVMCIIIFIAFTVFGYIFAVPIIKTFFGTVAKDVFELGLMYYKIILLGMPFVIIDIVLGGALRGAGDTRTPMYITATINLISFILNSLTVFGVNIGGHQFIPAYGVKGSAMSVTIARVIGGFIQLYVLYFGKRKINLSVHDKIRLDLPMMFRIVRVGVPASLEQLIMQGGFLILQVIVSTMGTASIAVYQIGMNANSLAFMPIFGFQLAATSLVGRSLGARKIMLAETYGKLSNKIAVRVITVIGIIMFIFARQLAALYSTDPEVIRMGAVVIRIFAAIEPMLAIMNVLSGVLRAAGDLMYIVITAFVGLWLFRIAIGYVLGKTMGMGIYGIWIGICFDFVVRSFMYTYRFKQGKWKYLMV; encoded by the coding sequence ATGGAAAAAAGCGAACATAAATTTAGTCTTCAAAAGGAAATATTAGAGCTGGCTTGGCCTTCTATTACTGAGCAGATGCTTATAATGATGGTAGGTATGGTATCTACAATATTTGTAGGACACATCAGCACTGCAGCTATAGCAGCAGTAGGCATGATTAACACGCTGGTGTTTTTCTTTCAATCGATCTTTGCAGGGCTTTCTACTGGATGTACAGTAATCGTGGCGAGGCTTATAGGTGAAGAGGACGAAGACAATGCACGACTTGCAGTCATGCAGGCGCTTGTAATGTGCATCATAATATTTATAGCTTTTACTGTTTTTGGATATATATTTGCAGTTCCCATCATAAAAACATTTTTTGGTACAGTTGCAAAAGATGTTTTCGAACTAGGCCTAATGTACTATAAGATAATACTTTTAGGAATGCCTTTTGTCATAATAGACATTGTTTTAGGCGGAGCGTTAAGAGGTGCTGGAGATACCAGGACGCCAATGTACATTACTGCAACAATAAACTTGATAAGCTTCATTTTAAATTCACTTACGGTATTTGGCGTAAACATAGGAGGACATCAATTTATACCTGCATACGGCGTAAAAGGTTCTGCTATGTCTGTCACTATAGCGAGGGTGATAGGCGGATTTATACAGCTTTACGTTCTTTACTTTGGAAAGAGGAAGATAAATTTAAGTGTACATGACAAGATTAGATTAGACTTACCGATGATGTTTAGAATCGTAAGAGTGGGTGTACCTGCATCGCTGGAACAACTGATAATGCAGGGCGGATTTTTAATACTGCAGGTTATTGTCTCTACAATGGGTACAGCGTCTATTGCAGTGTACCAAATAGGTATGAATGCCAACAGCCTTGCATTTATGCCTATATTTGGGTTTCAGCTTGCTGCAACGTCCCTTGTAGGAAGAAGCCTCGGCGCTAGAAAAATAATGCTGGCGGAGACATACGGGAAACTATCAAATAAAATAGCCGTAAGGGTTATAACGGTTATAGGAATTATCATGTTTATCTTTGCACGTCAGCTTGCTGCACTTTATTCAACAGATCCTGAAGTCATAAGGATGGGGGCAGTCGTAATAAGGATATTTGCTGCTATAGAGCCAATGCTTGCTATAATGAACGTTTTATCAGGAGTCTTAAGAGCAGCCGGTGATTTAATGTATATAGTTATAACCGCATTTGTAGGCTTATGGCTTTTTAGAATCGCTATAGGCTATGTGCTGGGCAAAACGATGGGCATGGGCATATATGGTATATGGATAGGCATATGCTTTGATTTTGTCGTCCGTTCTTTCATGTACACGTACAGATTCAAGCAAGGAAAGTGGAAGTATCTGATGGTGTGA
- a CDS encoding DNA polymerase IV, which translates to MMRKIIHVDMDAFFASVEQHDNPKLKGKPVIVGGLSGRGVVSTCSYEARKYGIHSAMPMYMAKTLCPHGVFLPVRFERYREVSKKVFDILYEITNIVEPLSIDEAYLDVTDIDKNPEDIAKEIKEKVYMTTGLTVSAGVSYNKFLAKIASDWNKPDGLMVISEDMVPDILRPLSVSKVYGIGEKSSERLKKIGIEKVDDLLKLSEEELTNIFGKYGKEIYDRIRGIDLRPVETYRETKSIGKETTLKKDTDDIDLLSKYLKRFSKIISSELKEERLYCRTVTVKIKTSHFTVHTKSRTLNEYIDSPEDIYNVATAILKESKISQPVRLIGLSVSNLSRNKIKQLSLFDSEIRKNIKIDKIVYEVNKKLGGYFVKKGSDI; encoded by the coding sequence ATGATGCGCAAGATAATCCATGTCGATATGGATGCTTTTTTTGCATCTGTAGAGCAGCATGATAACCCTAAGCTCAAAGGAAAACCTGTCATAGTAGGCGGATTATCTGGGAGAGGTGTTGTGTCTACATGCTCTTATGAAGCCAGAAAATATGGAATTCACTCAGCAATGCCGATGTACATGGCAAAGACTTTATGTCCACATGGTGTTTTTTTGCCTGTAAGATTTGAGCGGTACAGGGAAGTGTCTAAAAAAGTATTTGATATTTTGTATGAAATAACTAATATTGTGGAGCCGTTGTCGATTGATGAAGCTTATCTCGATGTAACAGATATCGACAAAAATCCAGAAGATATTGCCAAGGAAATAAAAGAAAAAGTGTATATGACGACAGGGCTTACTGTGTCTGCAGGTGTTTCATACAATAAATTCCTTGCAAAGATAGCATCAGACTGGAATAAGCCGGATGGGCTTATGGTTATAAGTGAAGACATGGTGCCTGATATTTTAAGACCTCTTAGTGTGTCAAAGGTGTACGGCATCGGCGAGAAATCTTCTGAAAGGCTAAAAAAGATCGGCATAGAGAAAGTCGATGATTTACTGAAACTAAGTGAAGAAGAACTTACGAATATATTTGGAAAGTATGGCAAAGAGATATACGACAGGATAAGAGGGATCGACTTAAGGCCTGTCGAAACATACAGGGAGACGAAATCAATCGGCAAAGAGACTACACTTAAAAAAGACACTGATGATATTGATTTGCTGTCAAAGTATCTAAAGAGATTTTCTAAGATAATATCATCGGAGCTTAAAGAAGAGAGGCTCTATTGCAGGACTGTTACAGTAAAAATCAAGACGTCACATTTTACAGTCCACACGAAAAGCAGAACATTAAATGAATATATAGATTCACCTGAGGATATTTACAATGTAGCAACTGCTATTTTAAAAGAATCAAAGATTAGTCAGCCTGTAAGGCTTATTGGACTATCTGTCTCAAATTTGAGTAGAAATAAGATAAAGCAGTTGTCGCTTTTTGATTCAGAAATTAGAAAAAATATTAAGATCGATAAGATAGTTTATGAGGTAAATAAAAAGCTTGGAGGGTATTTTGTAAAAAAAGGAAGCGATATATAG
- a CDS encoding ArsR/SmtB family transcription factor — MKDNKSNNDVCEITVIHEDVVDKVKKLMPEEEKLYDLAELFKIFGDTTRIKILCALFESEMCVCDIAATLGMNQSAVSHQLRILKQSKLVKYRKEGKVVYYSLADDHVIKIFDQGFSHIEE, encoded by the coding sequence ATGAAAGACAATAAGAGCAACAATGACGTATGTGAAATAACTGTAATACACGAAGATGTTGTTGACAAAGTAAAAAAATTAATGCCTGAAGAAGAAAAATTGTACGACCTTGCTGAGCTTTTTAAGATATTCGGCGACACAACAAGGATCAAAATTTTATGTGCTTTATTTGAGTCTGAAATGTGCGTATGCGATATTGCCGCGACACTTGGCATGAATCAATCTGCAGTATCTCATCAGCTAAGGATATTGAAGCAAAGCAAACTTGTAAAATACAGAAAAGAAGGCAAAGTCGTATACTATTCTCTTGCAGACGACCACGTCATAAAGATATTTGACCAGGGATTCAGCCATATAGAAGAATAG
- a CDS encoding heavy metal translocating P-type ATPase: protein MKGSKQTFLLEGLDCAVCAAKIEDNVKKIDGICNANVDLINTKLTVELKDINKINDINKTIKKVVKDVEPNIHISDSEVKIVKDKDSRFKWKIMQLLSAAALFILPVIFKLPEYAKFSFFFISYIISGGEIIALSIKKILKGQLFDENFLMSISTIGAFAIGKYEEGVSVMLFYQIGTLIEDYAVDNSRKSIKDLMDIRPDYANLKIENNIKKVPPEAVNIGDIILVKPGEKIPLDGKVIDGKSFVDTSSLTGEYLPMEVGIGSNVLSGFINKNGLLTVKVEKNFKESTVSKILDLIENAGNKKAQAENFITKFAKYYTPIVTLSALFIATIPPLLLNENFSNWIYRALVFLVISCPCALVISIPLSFFSGIGAASKSGILIKGSNYLEALNDVKTIVFDKTGTLTEGTFKVTEINAENPLKSDELLKYAAYGEYYSNHPIASSIVNAYGSKIDAGKIKDYVELAGNGIKAIIDDKEILIGNSKLMKSHNIAFKNVRPYSAVHIAVDGKYAGYIVISDTIKKDSKDTVKALKSLGVERLIMLTGDKKEISEYISNELGLDDVYSELLPDEKVNVVDELCSNTDLKGKVAFVGDGINDAPALTRADVGIAMGKIGTDAAIEAADVVLMTDEPYKLVDAIKIAKKTHKIVLENIIFALGVKLSVLTLGALGLATMWEAVFADVGVTVLAVLNSLRILTK from the coding sequence ATGAAAGGCTCAAAGCAGACATTTCTGTTAGAAGGATTAGACTGTGCTGTATGTGCAGCAAAAATAGAAGACAATGTGAAAAAAATAGATGGTATATGCAATGCCAATGTAGATCTTATAAATACAAAATTGACTGTTGAATTAAAAGATATAAATAAGATAAATGATATAAATAAAACTATAAAGAAAGTTGTAAAAGATGTGGAGCCAAATATTCATATTTCTGATTCTGAAGTCAAGATCGTAAAAGACAAAGACAGCCGCTTTAAGTGGAAAATCATGCAATTATTATCTGCAGCAGCTTTATTTATTCTGCCTGTTATTTTTAAACTTCCGGAATACGCAAAGTTCTCCTTTTTCTTCATAAGCTACATTATTTCAGGTGGAGAGATAATTGCACTGTCCATCAAAAAAATCTTGAAAGGTCAATTGTTTGATGAGAATTTTCTCATGAGCATATCCACAATAGGTGCCTTTGCAATCGGCAAATATGAAGAAGGCGTATCCGTCATGCTTTTCTATCAAATAGGCACACTTATTGAGGATTACGCTGTAGACAATTCTAGAAAATCAATAAAAGATTTGATGGATATAAGGCCTGACTACGCAAACTTAAAGATTGAAAATAATATAAAAAAGGTACCGCCAGAAGCAGTAAATATAGGCGATATCATCTTAGTAAAACCAGGTGAAAAAATACCGCTGGATGGAAAAGTAATAGATGGCAAATCATTTGTGGATACATCATCACTGACAGGAGAATATTTGCCAATGGAAGTTGGCATCGGTTCTAATGTATTAAGCGGCTTTATAAACAAAAACGGCCTTCTCACCGTTAAAGTCGAAAAGAACTTTAAAGAATCAACCGTATCAAAGATTCTTGATTTGATAGAAAATGCCGGCAATAAAAAAGCACAAGCCGAAAATTTTATAACGAAATTTGCAAAATACTATACACCAATCGTAACACTATCTGCATTATTTATAGCTACAATCCCTCCTCTACTTTTAAATGAGAACTTCTCAAATTGGATCTACAGAGCGCTGGTATTCCTAGTCATATCATGTCCATGTGCCCTTGTTATATCGATACCGTTAAGCTTCTTCAGCGGCATCGGAGCTGCGTCAAAAAGCGGCATCCTTATAAAAGGCAGCAATTACTTAGAAGCTTTAAATGATGTTAAAACAATAGTTTTCGACAAAACCGGCACATTGACAGAAGGTACCTTCAAAGTGACAGAAATCAATGCAGAAAATCCTTTAAAAAGCGATGAGCTGCTTAAATATGCTGCATACGGAGAATACTACTCAAATCATCCTATAGCATCATCTATCGTAAATGCTTACGGCAGCAAAATTGACGCAGGAAAAATAAAAGATTATGTTGAGCTTGCCGGCAATGGCATAAAAGCTATTATCGATGATAAGGAAATCCTTATAGGAAATTCAAAATTGATGAAAAGTCATAATATAGCATTTAAGAATGTCAGACCGTACAGTGCTGTCCATATAGCAGTAGACGGAAAATATGCAGGATACATCGTCATATCTGATACAATAAAAAAAGACTCCAAAGATACTGTAAAAGCACTTAAAAGCTTAGGTGTAGAAAGACTCATAATGCTTACCGGAGATAAAAAAGAAATAAGCGAATATATATCAAATGAGTTAGGACTTGATGATGTTTACTCAGAGCTTCTGCCTGATGAAAAAGTTAATGTCGTCGACGAACTGTGCAGCAATACTGATTTAAAAGGCAAAGTAGCTTTTGTTGGAGATGGAATAAATGATGCTCCTGCTTTAACAAGAGCAGACGTCGGAATTGCAATGGGGAAAATCGGCACTGATGCTGCTATAGAAGCGGCAGACGTGGTGCTGATGACAGACGAGCCTTATAAATTGGTTGACGCCATAAAAATAGCAAAGAAAACTCATAAAATTGTTTTAGAAAATATAATTTTTGCATTAGGCGTTAAATTATCTGTCCTCACTTTAGGAGCATTGGGTCTTGCAACAATGTGGGAAGCAGTATTTGCAGATGTGGGTGTAACTGTACTGGCGGTGCTTAACTCCCTTAGAATCTTGACAAAATAA
- a CDS encoding serine hydrolase yields the protein MSLYDDIKRFINNTDGNIGVSIKNLKTGERIDINEEMMFPSASTIKIVIMAQIYKMAKEGYIRLTDNIILSDFMKTNGSGILYQLNSKHKFTIEELITLMIIISDNTAANVLIDIADMKNINKMAEDLGMLHTKIQRKMMDFEAAKSGKDNYTCPKDMTHLLELIHDGKVVDEEYSNMMLDILKKQQDLGRLDLYLPEDVLIAHKPGELKLLEHDVGIVFLENCQYIISVMTNNLSTNLDGRRAIGKISKLVYDEYVKL from the coding sequence ATGAGCTTGTATGATGACATCAAAAGGTTTATCAATAATACAGATGGAAACATAGGTGTTTCAATAAAAAATCTGAAGACAGGGGAAAGAATAGACATAAATGAAGAGATGATGTTTCCATCGGCCAGCACAATAAAAATAGTTATAATGGCACAGATTTATAAAATGGCTAAAGAGGGTTACATAAGGTTAACTGATAATATCATTCTATCTGACTTTATGAAAACAAATGGTAGCGGGATTCTTTATCAGCTTAACAGTAAGCATAAATTTACTATAGAAGAACTTATAACATTGATGATCATTATAAGCGACAATACAGCTGCAAATGTCCTGATTGACATAGCAGACATGAAAAATATAAATAAGATGGCAGAGGATCTTGGAATGTTACATACAAAGATACAGAGAAAGATGATGGATTTTGAAGCAGCAAAATCCGGGAAAGATAATTACACATGCCCGAAAGATATGACGCATCTTCTAGAGCTTATACATGATGGAAAAGTTGTAGATGAAGAGTACAGCAACATGATGCTTGATATATTAAAGAAGCAACAGGATTTAGGAAGGCTTGATTTGTATCTACCAGAAGACGTCTTAATTGCACATAAGCCAGGGGAGCTAAAGCTTTTAGAGCATGATGTAGGGATAGTGTTTCTTGAAAATTGTCAATACATAATAAGCGTAATGACGAATAATTTGAGTACAAATTTAGATGGTAGAAGGGCCATAGGGAAAATATCAAAGTTGGTTTACGATGAATATGTAAAACTATAA
- a CDS encoding ASKHA domain-containing protein gives MKKEKKMDIKSYDVEIDEKSVMRYLGYRDRGENEDLIKDIRKAIDESYELMDPCVCFYRFPTKYDEVKDEIIVSSKDTLNDDYIVDKLKGAEYVVMAIATIKDRIESVSSRFFDEGKYLRGMIFDAVGNAALENLCQKFYCDMIDELEKEGLGATEMIFPGDSKWGIKAQEVIFKNIDASIIGVTLDENHTMHPMKSLSFVLGVGKGLRSNESHHDCSKCDFSQCIYRMARKKKHIVKVNYGGRYKEIEVYDGANLFKTLIENGVHVPNSCGGYHTCGKCKVIVKERLPITDEERQHLSNIELEKSVRLSCFLNVERDLDVTVLDEGEVSVFTEGIGAFKLSDISPRVKKVALKLDIPTLDDQRDDFRRVSDSLGSDVKMPLSVLSALPDILESHDYNVAITLRNNEVISVEGADSIDSVYGISIDIGTTTIAAYLYNIKTGARIDVFSDMNPQKSFGADVISRINYTINEDDGLFRLHRIIVDEINKIVNAFCENNAISKENIYEIVIVGNTVMIHLALGVPVKNIANSPYIPAFTYTMELKANTLGIDINKEGYVVTLPMVASYVGADTVAAVLHSRMYKGDDITLLVDIGTNGEIVLGNKEFLISCSAAAGPAFEGANITFGMSGVEGAIDHVDLKRDPIFTTVGRKKAKGICGSGIVDAVAELFKHGIVDNTGRILDKDEVTSAVGKKFLDRIVQYNEMPAFLIDDENGIYLTQKDIRQVQLAKAAIRAGINILINEMNISESNIKRVYLAGGFGSYISIESAATIGLIPSELKDRTMQIGNAAGSGASLALLSDDELNKARIVRDKIKYIELSNVPTFQDEFIKSMYFT, from the coding sequence ATGAAAAAGGAGAAGAAGATGGATATAAAATCTTACGATGTAGAGATAGATGAAAAGTCTGTAATGAGATATTTGGGATATAGAGACAGAGGAGAGAATGAAGATTTAATAAAAGATATCAGAAAAGCCATAGATGAATCGTATGAATTGATGGATCCCTGCGTATGCTTCTATAGATTTCCCACAAAGTACGATGAAGTAAAGGACGAGATAATTGTATCTTCTAAAGACACATTAAATGATGATTATATAGTGGATAAATTAAAAGGTGCAGAATATGTGGTTATGGCTATTGCAACAATAAAAGACAGGATTGAAAGTGTGTCGTCCCGCTTTTTTGATGAAGGAAAGTATTTAAGAGGCATGATATTTGATGCTGTAGGAAATGCAGCGTTAGAGAATTTATGCCAGAAATTCTATTGCGATATGATAGATGAGCTGGAAAAAGAAGGACTTGGTGCAACTGAGATGATATTCCCCGGAGATAGTAAGTGGGGTATAAAGGCGCAGGAGGTCATATTTAAAAACATTGATGCGTCAATAATCGGCGTGACGCTGGATGAGAATCACACGATGCACCCTATGAAGTCTCTTTCCTTTGTTTTAGGAGTTGGCAAAGGTTTAAGATCAAATGAATCGCATCACGACTGCAGCAAATGCGATTTTTCTCAATGCATCTACCGCATGGCTAGAAAAAAGAAGCACATCGTAAAAGTCAACTACGGCGGAAGATACAAGGAAATTGAGGTCTACGATGGAGCAAATCTATTTAAAACCTTGATAGAAAATGGTGTACACGTTCCTAATTCGTGCGGCGGTTATCACACATGCGGAAAGTGTAAAGTCATTGTTAAGGAAAGACTTCCGATAACTGATGAAGAAAGGCAGCACCTTAGTAATATTGAGTTAGAAAAAAGCGTAAGGCTTTCGTGCTTTTTAAATGTGGAAAGAGACCTTGATGTTACAGTTTTAGATGAAGGAGAGGTATCTGTTTTTACTGAAGGTATTGGTGCATTTAAGCTTAGTGATATAAGCCCAAGAGTTAAAAAGGTAGCATTAAAGCTGGATATACCTACACTGGATGACCAGAGGGATGACTTTAGGAGAGTAAGTGATTCATTAGGATCTGATGTCAAGATGCCTTTAAGCGTATTAAGTGCACTTCCTGACATATTAGAAAGTCACGATTACAATGTTGCTATTACGTTAAGAAATAATGAGGTAATCTCAGTAGAAGGCGCAGATTCGATTGACAGTGTTTACGGCATATCTATCGATATAGGCACTACGACAATTGCGGCATACCTATATAACATTAAGACAGGTGCAAGGATAGATGTTTTTTCTGATATGAACCCTCAGAAATCATTTGGAGCAGATGTTATATCAAGGATAAACTATACAATCAATGAAGATGACGGGCTTTTTAGATTGCACAGAATTATAGTTGACGAAATAAATAAGATTGTAAATGCTTTTTGTGAGAATAACGCTATATCTAAGGAAAATATATATGAAATTGTCATAGTTGGCAATACTGTCATGATTCACTTAGCTTTAGGTGTACCGGTCAAAAATATTGCTAATTCGCCTTACATACCAGCCTTTACATATACGATGGAGCTAAAAGCTAATACATTAGGGATAGACATAAATAAAGAAGGGTATGTCGTTACACTTCCTATGGTTGCATCGTACGTTGGAGCTGATACGGTGGCAGCAGTCTTACATAGCCGCATGTATAAAGGCGACGATATTACTTTGCTTGTGGACATAGGGACAAACGGCGAGATAGTCTTGGGGAATAAAGAATTTCTTATATCCTGCTCCGCTGCAGCAGGACCTGCTTTTGAGGGTGCTAATATAACGTTTGGTATGAGCGGTGTAGAAGGCGCCATTGACCATGTTGATTTAAAAAGAGATCCTATATTTACAACAGTTGGAAGGAAGAAAGCAAAAGGCATATGCGGTTCTGGCATCGTAGATGCTGTGGCAGAGCTTTTCAAGCATGGCATAGTTGATAATACTGGAAGGATATTGGATAAAGATGAAGTGACAAGCGCAGTTGGTAAAAAGTTTTTAGATCGCATTGTACAATACAATGAAATGCCAGCATTTTTGATAGATGATGAGAATGGAATTTACTTGACTCAGAAGGATATAAGGCAGGTGCAATTGGCGAAGGCAGCTATAAGGGCAGGAATCAATATACTTATAAATGAGATGAATATTTCCGAAAGTAATATAAAAAGAGTTTACTTAGCAGGTGGGTTTGGCAGCTACATAAGCATAGAGAGCGCTGCTACAATAGGGCTTATACCAAGTGAATTAAAAGATAGAACGATGCAGATAGGAAATGCTGCAGGTTCAGGCGCATCTTTAGCGCTTCTTTCAGACGATGAGCTAAATAAGGCAAGAATTGTAAGGGATAAGATAAAGTACATTGAGCTTTCAAATGTGCCGACATTTCAGGATGAATTTATTAAATCTATGTATTTTACATAA
- the nikR gene encoding nickel-responsive transcriptional regulator NikR: MEEITRFGVSMEANLLSQFDKLIESKNYKNRSEAIRDLIRDYIVENQCKSDEAESIGTVTYVYNHEVREISDKLVDIQHRHHENIISSMHVHLDEHNCLEVMVVKGTSKTISAIADEIISTKGVKHGKLVMTTTGKNL, encoded by the coding sequence CTGGAAGAAATCACCCGCTTCGGAGTCTCAATGGAAGCAAATCTGCTTTCACAGTTTGATAAATTGATCGAATCAAAAAACTACAAAAACAGGTCTGAAGCTATAAGGGACTTAATTAGAGATTACATAGTCGAAAACCAGTGCAAGTCAGATGAGGCCGAATCAATTGGTACAGTTACGTATGTTTACAACCATGAAGTAAGGGAGATAAGCGATAAACTTGTTGACATACAGCATAGACACCATGAAAACATAATATCCAGCATGCACGTACACCTTGATGAGCACAACTGCCTTGAAGTAATGGTTGTAAAAGGCACTTCAAAGACTATATCAGCTATTGCCGACGAGATAATAAGCACAAAAGGCGTAAAGCATGGAAAGCTTGTCATGACGACGACAGGCAAAAACTTATAA